Proteins from a genomic interval of Medicago truncatula cultivar Jemalong A17 chromosome 3, MtrunA17r5.0-ANR, whole genome shotgun sequence:
- the LOC11431834 gene encoding uncharacterized protein isoform X2, producing MSASQKKRSRYQQVGMGKYKVPILLLCVFFNLCTILELKVDARTYSPLEREIEAKLKLLNKPAVKSIRMVPDFLLESQSSSTGVTSNSSSDVFQTWTKSGSCPEETVPIRRIRKEDLLRAVSLDRFGQKPLELFVNSTYNTNLNFHNLDGFVNLKNRADALLMAYAFNFIGAQANINVWNPKVEKPEDFTTAQMWLKATNGDNLESVEAGWTVNPKLYGDHKTRFFVYWTKDTYKSTGCFDLTCKGFVQTNKDVALGAILAPISIPFGQQYEINVGIFQDNNQNWWLKIKNNIPVGYWPAELFGNLKHSATTVQWGGQVFSYAVKTKPPHTGTQMGSGEEAYNKYKHACYMGAVRIKDYSQALKYPQFVTTHAGEPECYSALNIAPYGKDPVFFFGGAGRQPRYCP from the exons ATGTCAGCAAGTCAAAAGAAGAGATCAAGATATCAACAAGTTGGAATGGGGAAATACAAGGTTCCAATATTGTTGCTTTGTGTGTTCTTTAACTTGTGCACCATACTAGAATTGAAAGTTGATGCAAGAACATATTCACCTTTAGAAAGAGAAATCGAAGCCAAATTGAAGCTCTTAAACAAGCCTGCAGTGAAATCCATCAGG ATGGTACCCGATTTTCTTCTTGAATCCCAAAGTTCAAGCACTGGAGTTACTTCAAACTCAAGCTCTGATGTGTTTCAAACATGGACGAAAAGTGGAAGTTGTCCAGAAGAAACTGTTCCAATAAGAAGAATTAGAAAAGAGGACTTGCTGAGAGCTGTTTCACTTGACCGCTTCGGACAAAAACCTTTGGAACTATTTGTGAATTCAACATATAACACAAACCTTAATTTCCACAACCTCGATGgttttgttaatttgaaaaatCGCGCG GATGCATTACTTATGGCATACGCATTCAATTTTATAGGCGCCCAAGCGAATATTAACGTATGGAATCCAAAGGTTGAAAAACCAGAAGATTTCACTACTGCTCAAATGTGGCTTAAGGCTACCAATGGAGATAATTTAGAAAGTGTTGAAGCAGGATGGACG GTGAATCCTAAGTTATATGGTGACCACAAGACCCGTTTTTTCGTCTATTGGACT AAAGATACATACAAGTCAACAGGTTGCTTTGATCTTACTTGCAAGGGTTTTGTGCAAACAAATAAGGATGTAGCGCTTGGTGCTATCTTAGCACCTATTTCAATCCCTTTTGGACAACAATATGAAATAAACGTTGGAATATTTCAG GATAATAACCAAAACTGGTGGCTTAAAATTAAGAATAATATACCAGTAGGTTATTGGCCAGCTGAGTTATTTGGTAATTTGAAACACAGTGCAACGACGGTTCAATGGGGTGGACAAGTATTTAGTTATGCGGTTAAAACAAAACCTCCTCACACAGGAACACAAATGGGGAGTGGAGAAGAagcatataataaatataagcaCGCATGCTATATGGGCGCAGTGAGAATTAAAGATTACTCACAAGCTCTTAAGTACCCACAATTCGTAACCACACATGCTGGAGAGCCTGAGTGTTACAGTGCCCTAAATATTGCTCCATATGGAAAAGACCCTGTGTTCTTCTTTGGAGGGGCCGGACGACAACCTCGTTATTGTCCTTGA
- the LOC11431402 gene encoding protein EARLY FLOWERING 3: MKRGNDDEKVMGPLFPRLHVGDTEKGGPRAPPRNKMALYEQFSIPSQRFNLPPHHPNTSINTVPPSSSSQGAVHERNYVFPGHLTPETLTRQSEGKNLNASLSQLEQRKKIDEDDFRVPVYIRSKIGQSNDKSHESFDGKNLTSAGSRNFGFFKAGRINRERDLNNPRTDVRNEIDGPPQVSPNKEQPFTSARDTSNGESSNTSVRQAKVIQNQEFQDRAVFKLSSSRQGDGCLHQDCRAESQSNGTGQRDASVESTREIGKSNDPIANQTSPTEAINGTEYHDTGTGSPIHSGNLNKNDNISKISRVEDLSTLKISPDDVVAIIGQKQFWKARKAIANQQRVFAVQVFELHRLIKVQQLIAGSPDLLFEDGAFLGKSLPDGSTPKKLALEYVVKPRLQNLKRKVDSENVNQNMECSAENAVGKTSISSVKNGSHLSSSTPFAGNPHHGNMAAENGMGPWGFNQSPGHQWLIPVMSPSEGLVYKPYPGPGFTGTNYGGSGPFGAPPSCGTFMNPSYGMPPPPETPPGSHAYYPPYGSMPFMKAAASESVVEHVNQFSARVQSRHLSEGEADCNKHNQSSCNLPVQRNGATTHVMHHQRSKEFELQMSTASSPSEMTQGMSTGQVAEERDALPLFPMVPVEPEGVAQSIETGQQTRVIKVVPHNRRSATESAARIFQSIQEERKQYDTL; encoded by the exons ATGAAGAGAGGGAATGATGATGAGAAAGTGATGGGGCCGTTATTCCCTAGGTTACATGTTGGTGATACAGAGAAGGGAGGGCCAAGAGCACCTCCTAGGAATAAAATGGCTCTCTATGAGCAATTTAGTATTCCATCTCAAAGGTTCAACTTGCCACCCCACCACCCAAATACTTCTATCAATACAGTTCCCCCTTCGTCTTCGAGCCAG GGGGCTGTCCATGAGAGAAATTATGTCTTCCCTGGTCATTTAACTCCTGAAACACTTACTCGTCAATCAGAAGGGAAAAATTTGAATGCTTCTCTGTCACAACTTGAACAGAGAAAGAAGATTGATGAGGATGACTTTAGGGTTCCTGTATATATTCGCTCAAAGATTGGTCAATCTAATGATAAAAGTCACGAGAGTTTTGATGGGAAAAATCTCACTTCTGCAGGCTCTAggaattttggttttttcaaaGCAGGGAGAATTAATCGGGAAAGGGATCTAAATAATCCGCGGACAGACGTGAGAAATGAGATTGATGGTCCTCCGCAAGTAAGTCCAAATAAGGAGCAGCCATTTACTTCTGCCAGAGATACATCAAATGGAGAAAGTAGTAACACCTCAGTAAGACAAGCTAAGGTGATTCAAAATCAAGAGTTTCAAGATCGTGCTGTGTTCAAACTTAGCAGCTCACGTCAAGGTGATGGGTGCTTACATCAAGACTGTCGAGCTGAGTCTCAATCCAATGGAACTGGACAACGTGATGCTTCCGTTGAATCTACAAGGGAGATAGGCAAGAGTAATGACCCTATAGCAAACCAAACTAGTCCAACCGAGGCTATCAATGGCACTGAATATCATGATACTGGGACTGGCAGTCCTATACATAGTggaaatttaaacaaaaatgacaACATTTCAAAGATCTCCAGGGTAGAAGATCTGTCAACCCTGAAAATTTCTCCTGATGATGTTGTTGCAATAATAGGTCAAAAACAATTCTGGAAAGCCAGAAAAGCAATTGCCAA TCAACAGAGAGTGTTTGCAGTCCAAGTGTTTGAGTTGCATAGACTGATAAAG GTCCAACAACTGATTGCTGGATCACCAGATCTATTGTTTGAAGATGGTGCTTTTCTGGGAAAGTCTCTTCCGGATGGATCTACTCCTAAAAAACTCGCACTGGAATATGTTGTAAAACCTCGGCTGCAAAATCTTAAGCGCAAAGTTGATTCTGAAAACGTAAATCAAAACATGGAATGTTCTGCAGAGAATGCTGTTGGTAAAACATCTATTTCGTCAGTGAAAAATGGGAGCCACCTTTCTAGTTCCACACCTTTTGCTGGAAATCCACACCATGGAAATATGGCTGCTGAAAATGGCATGGGTCCCTGGGGTTTCAATCAGTCACCTGGGCATCAGTGGTTAATTCCTGTGATGTCACCTTCTGAAGGGCTAGTCTATAAGCCATATCCTGGGCCTGGATTTACAGGAACAAATTATGGAGGATCTGGGCCCTTTGGGGCTCCTCCTTCGTGTGGTACTTTCATGAATCCTTCCTATGGAATGCCACCTCCACCAGAGACTCCTCCAGGTAGCCATGCTTACTATCCTCCCTATGGCAGCATGCCATTTATGAAAGCAGCAGCTTCAGAGTCAGTTGTCGAACATGTGAACCAGTTCTCTGCACGCGTGCAAAGTCGTCATTTATCTGAAGGGGAAGCCGATTGTAACAAACATAATCAAAGCTCATGCAATTTACCAGTTCAGAGAAATGGAGCAACAACGCACGTTATGCATCATCAGAGATCCAAGGAGTTTGAGTTGCAGATGAGTACAGCAAGTAGTCCTAGTGAAATGACACAAGGAATGAGCACAGGACAAGTTGCTGAAGAAAGAGATGCACTTCCTCTTTTCCCTATGGTTCCAGTTGAACCAGAGGGAGTAGCTCAGTCTATTGAAACAGGACAACAAACCCGAGTTATCAAAGTGGTGCCTCATAACCGAAGATCGGCAACTGAATCTGCAGCTAGAATTTTCCAATCAATtcaagaagagagaaaacaataTGACACACTCTAG
- the LOC11431834 gene encoding uncharacterized protein isoform X1, producing MSASQKKRSRYQQVGMGKYKVPILLLCVFFNLCTILELKVDARTYSPLEREIEAKLKLLNKPAVKSIRSEDGDIIDCVSIYNQPSLDHPALKNHSIRMVPDFLLESQSSSTGVTSNSSSDVFQTWTKSGSCPEETVPIRRIRKEDLLRAVSLDRFGQKPLELFVNSTYNTNLNFHNLDGFVNLKNRADALLMAYAFNFIGAQANINVWNPKVEKPEDFTTAQMWLKATNGDNLESVEAGWTVNPKLYGDHKTRFFVYWTKDTYKSTGCFDLTCKGFVQTNKDVALGAILAPISIPFGQQYEINVGIFQDNNQNWWLKIKNNIPVGYWPAELFGNLKHSATTVQWGGQVFSYAVKTKPPHTGTQMGSGEEAYNKYKHACYMGAVRIKDYSQALKYPQFVTTHAGEPECYSALNIAPYGKDPVFFFGGAGRQPRYCP from the exons ATGTCAGCAAGTCAAAAGAAGAGATCAAGATATCAACAAGTTGGAATGGGGAAATACAAGGTTCCAATATTGTTGCTTTGTGTGTTCTTTAACTTGTGCACCATACTAGAATTGAAAGTTGATGCAAGAACATATTCACCTTTAGAAAGAGAAATCGAAGCCAAATTGAAGCTCTTAAACAAGCCTGCAGTGAAATCCATCAGG AGCGAAGATGGAGACATTATTGATTGTGTTAGCATCTATAATCAACCTAGTTTAGATCATCCTGCCTTAAAGAATCACAGTATTCGG ATGGTACCCGATTTTCTTCTTGAATCCCAAAGTTCAAGCACTGGAGTTACTTCAAACTCAAGCTCTGATGTGTTTCAAACATGGACGAAAAGTGGAAGTTGTCCAGAAGAAACTGTTCCAATAAGAAGAATTAGAAAAGAGGACTTGCTGAGAGCTGTTTCACTTGACCGCTTCGGACAAAAACCTTTGGAACTATTTGTGAATTCAACATATAACACAAACCTTAATTTCCACAACCTCGATGgttttgttaatttgaaaaatCGCGCG GATGCATTACTTATGGCATACGCATTCAATTTTATAGGCGCCCAAGCGAATATTAACGTATGGAATCCAAAGGTTGAAAAACCAGAAGATTTCACTACTGCTCAAATGTGGCTTAAGGCTACCAATGGAGATAATTTAGAAAGTGTTGAAGCAGGATGGACG GTGAATCCTAAGTTATATGGTGACCACAAGACCCGTTTTTTCGTCTATTGGACT AAAGATACATACAAGTCAACAGGTTGCTTTGATCTTACTTGCAAGGGTTTTGTGCAAACAAATAAGGATGTAGCGCTTGGTGCTATCTTAGCACCTATTTCAATCCCTTTTGGACAACAATATGAAATAAACGTTGGAATATTTCAG GATAATAACCAAAACTGGTGGCTTAAAATTAAGAATAATATACCAGTAGGTTATTGGCCAGCTGAGTTATTTGGTAATTTGAAACACAGTGCAACGACGGTTCAATGGGGTGGACAAGTATTTAGTTATGCGGTTAAAACAAAACCTCCTCACACAGGAACACAAATGGGGAGTGGAGAAGAagcatataataaatataagcaCGCATGCTATATGGGCGCAGTGAGAATTAAAGATTACTCACAAGCTCTTAAGTACCCACAATTCGTAACCACACATGCTGGAGAGCCTGAGTGTTACAGTGCCCTAAATATTGCTCCATATGGAAAAGACCCTGTGTTCTTCTTTGGAGGGGCCGGACGACAACCTCGTTATTGTCCTTGA
- the LOC11430634 gene encoding zinc finger CCCH domain-containing protein 20, with translation MIKIPNLKIPEWNTTQYEEVTFSNHFISNDIDIHTSCMTEDFDLPIHVFSTDQFRMFEFKVRKCQRGRSHDWTDCPYSHPGEKARRRDPQKYNYSGNPCPEFRKLGNCTKGDSCHFAHGVFECWLHPSRYRTQLCNDGTLCRRRVCFFAHTIDQLRVSNNASPESFVSSPTSVLDSSPRKSRYGVPPVNVRELVGFMRSVRVDEWSPVSKMGSVFGSPRPRGGFLSLPSNYEGVGMERVESGRDLRAKIYEKFGRLNSNDGVVSVPVPDIGWVAELVN, from the coding sequence ATGATCAAAATTCCAAACCTTAAAATCCCTGAGTGGAACACAACACAATACGAGGAAGTAACATTCTCcaaccatttcatttcaaacgACATAGACATACACACTTCATGCATGACTGAAGATTTCGACTTACCAATCCATGTTTTCTCAACTGACCAATTCCGAATGTTCGAATTCAAGGTTCGAAAATGCCAACGTGGTAGGTCCCATGACTGGACGGACTGTCCATACTCTCATCCCGGTGAAAAAGCTCGCCGGAGAGACCctcaaaaatacaattattccGGCAATCCTTGCCCGGAGTTTCGCAAATTAGGAAACTGCACCAAAGGTGATTCTTGCCACTTCGCTCATGGTGTTTTTGAATGCTGGCTTCATCCTTCTCGTTACAGAACTCAGCTTTGTAACGACGGAACCCTTTGCCGGAGACGAGTTTGTTTCTTTGCTCATACCATTGATCAACTCCGTGTCTCAAATAACGCTTCACCGGAATCATTTGTTTCATCTCCTACCTCAGTTCTTGATTCTTCTCCAAGAAAATCTCGATACGGTGTCCCACCGGTGAACGTGAGGGAATTAGTTGGCTTCATGAGGAGTGTTAGGGTTGATGAATGGAGTCCGGTGTCTAAGATGGGTTCTGTGTTTGGTTCTCCACGACCACGAGGTGGTTTTTTGAGTCTTCCATCAAACTATGAAGGGGTTGGTATGGAGAGGGTGGAATCAGGAAGAGATCTTAGAGCCAAAATCTATGAGAAATTTGGTAGGTTGAACTCAAACGATGGTGTTGTTTCGGTCCCTGTCCCTGATATTGGATGGGTTGCGGAACTTGTTAACTGA